The following proteins are encoded in a genomic region of Devosia lucknowensis:
- a CDS encoding TRAP transporter substrate-binding protein → MFHLPKMAAVAVVASSLMISAASAQTVLRSSDTHPDGYPTVEAVKKFGELLSEKTDGRYSVEVFHSAQLGAEADTIEQTQFGVIDLNRISIGAFGTQVPAATVTQLPYIFRSADHFHNVLDGPIGEEILAAFDAVDVVALAFYDGGARSFYNSSKPINSPEDMAGMKFRVMQSDIFVDMVGALGGNATPMPYGEVYSGIQTGVIDGAENNYPSYDTAGHAEVAKFYSLDEHLMVPEVLVVSKIIWDGLTPEDQAAMREAAKESVATQRELWAAKEVESKAAVEALGATINEVDKQPFIDAMKPVYDKYVTDPALQDLVARIQATEG, encoded by the coding sequence ATGTTTCATCTGCCCAAGATGGCGGCTGTTGCCGTCGTCGCATCCAGCCTTATGATTTCTGCTGCCAGCGCCCAGACGGTGCTGCGCTCTTCGGATACCCATCCTGATGGCTATCCCACCGTTGAAGCGGTGAAGAAGTTCGGCGAATTGCTCTCCGAAAAGACCGACGGCCGCTATTCGGTGGAAGTGTTCCACTCGGCCCAGCTCGGTGCCGAAGCCGATACGATCGAACAGACGCAGTTCGGCGTGATCGACCTGAACCGCATTTCCATCGGCGCCTTCGGCACGCAGGTTCCGGCCGCGACCGTGACCCAGCTGCCCTACATCTTCCGCTCGGCCGACCATTTCCACAACGTGCTCGATGGCCCGATTGGCGAAGAAATCCTGGCTGCCTTCGATGCCGTGGATGTCGTTGCCCTGGCCTTCTACGATGGCGGCGCCCGCTCCTTCTACAACAGCTCCAAGCCCATCAATTCGCCCGAAGACATGGCCGGCATGAAGTTCCGCGTCATGCAGTCGGACATTTTCGTGGACATGGTCGGCGCGCTGGGCGGCAATGCCACCCCGATGCCCTATGGCGAAGTCTATTCGGGCATCCAGACCGGCGTCATCGACGGCGCTGAGAATAACTACCCGAGCTATGACACTGCCGGCCACGCCGAAGTCGCCAAGTTCTACTCGCTCGACGAACACCTGATGGTTCCGGAAGTCCTGGTCGTGTCCAAGATCATCTGGGACGGCCTGACCCCCGAAGACCAGGCCGCCATGCGCGAAGCCGCCAAGGAATCCGTAGCGACCCAGCGCGAGCTTTGGGCCGCCAAGGAAGTCGAATCCAAGGCTGCCGTGGAAGCCCTCGGCGCGACCATCAACGAAGTCGACAAGCAGCCCTTCATCGATGCGATGAAACCTGTCTACGACAAGTACGTCACCGATCCGGCCCTGCAGGACCTCGTGGCCCGCATCCAGGCCACCGAAGGCTAA
- the odhB gene encoding 2-oxoglutarate dehydrogenase complex dihydrolipoyllysine-residue succinyltransferase: MSTEIRVPTLGESVTEATIGQWFKQVGDAVSADEPIVELETDKVTIEVPAPAAGVLEAIAANPGDTVDVNALLGIIAAAGAGAAASTPAAAPPAPAKSEVPAANAAGPEVIKATSTTDRAPAPSAQKLINENGLDAGAIAGSGKSGQVLKEDVLSSLARPAAPAAAPVAAPAAAPAPVAAKAPAAPRAPVAADDAANEERVKMTRLRQTIARRLKDAQNTAAMLTTFNEVDMKPVMDLRNSYKELFEKKHGVKLGFMGFFAKAVVHALKEIPAVNAEIDGDDLIYKKYAHLGVAVGTDKGLVVPVVRNADQMSIAEIEKEIGNLGKKARDGQLSMADMQGGTFTISNGGVYGSLMSTPILNAPQSGILGMHKIQERPVVVGGQIVIRPMMYLALSYDHRIVDGKEAVTFLVRVKESLEAPERLVLDL, translated from the coding sequence ATGTCGACAGAAATCCGCGTCCCGACCCTGGGTGAAAGCGTCACCGAAGCCACCATCGGTCAGTGGTTCAAGCAGGTGGGCGACGCCGTCTCCGCCGATGAGCCCATTGTCGAGCTCGAAACCGACAAGGTGACGATCGAAGTCCCGGCGCCGGCCGCCGGTGTGCTTGAAGCCATCGCTGCCAATCCGGGCGATACGGTTGATGTGAACGCCCTTCTCGGCATCATCGCCGCAGCTGGTGCTGGCGCCGCGGCATCCACTCCGGCTGCTGCCCCCCCGGCTCCCGCCAAATCCGAAGTCCCGGCTGCAAATGCTGCGGGTCCGGAAGTGATCAAGGCGACCTCGACCACCGATCGCGCCCCGGCGCCGTCGGCACAGAAGCTCATCAACGAGAACGGTCTCGATGCCGGCGCCATCGCCGGTTCGGGCAAGTCCGGTCAGGTGCTCAAGGAAGACGTGCTGTCCTCCCTGGCTCGTCCGGCCGCTCCGGCTGCAGCTCCAGTGGCTGCGCCTGCTGCCGCTCCGGCGCCTGTTGCCGCCAAGGCACCGGCCGCGCCGCGCGCTCCGGTTGCCGCCGACGACGCCGCCAACGAAGAGCGGGTCAAGATGACCCGCCTCCGCCAGACCATCGCGCGCCGCCTCAAGGACGCGCAGAACACCGCCGCCATGCTCACCACCTTCAACGAGGTGGACATGAAGCCGGTCATGGACCTGCGCAATTCCTACAAGGAGCTCTTCGAGAAGAAGCATGGCGTCAAGCTGGGCTTCATGGGCTTCTTCGCCAAGGCCGTGGTTCATGCGCTCAAGGAAATCCCGGCCGTCAACGCCGAGATCGATGGCGATGACCTGATCTACAAGAAATATGCCCATCTCGGCGTCGCGGTCGGCACCGACAAGGGCCTCGTGGTTCCGGTCGTGCGCAATGCCGACCAGATGTCGATCGCCGAGATCGAGAAGGAAATCGGCAATCTCGGCAAGAAGGCCCGCGATGGCCAGCTGTCGATGGCCGACATGCAGGGCGGCACCTTCACCATCTCCAATGGTGGTGTCTATGGCTCGCTGATGTCGACCCCGATCCTCAATGCCCCGCAGTCGGGCATCCTCGGCATGCACAAGATCCAGGAGCGTCCGGTTGTTGTCGGCGGCCAGATCGTCATCCGACCGATGATGTATCTCGCCCTCAGCTACGATCACCGGATCGTCGACGGCAAGGAAGCCGTGACCTTCCTCGTGCGCGTCAAGGAAAGCCTCGAGGCGCCGGAGCGCCTGGTGCTCGACCTCTAG
- the kduI gene encoding 5-dehydro-4-deoxy-D-glucuronate isomerase: protein MSTDFDIRFAIDPGTAAAMGTDELRENFLIDDLFAAGEVRWTYTHYDRMAVGGAVPNGAPLALEAIKPTGTAGFLDRRELIAVNIGASGTISVDGTDHAVGPRDMLYIGMGAADVRFGGAGAKYYLLSAPAHASHPTRLLQQSGAKRLDMGSAETANERSIFQYTNDLKSCQLVVGLTQFAPGSVWNTMPAHVHDRRMEAYLYFDLKPDAFVVHLMGEPDETRHLIVRNEQAILSPPWSIHCGAGTGAYTFIWAMAGDNVDYTDAEKVPMEDLR from the coding sequence ATGAGCACAGACTTCGACATTCGCTTCGCAATCGATCCCGGCACGGCTGCCGCCATGGGGACCGACGAGCTGCGCGAAAACTTCCTGATCGATGATCTCTTTGCCGCAGGCGAGGTGCGCTGGACCTATACGCATTACGATCGCATGGCCGTGGGTGGCGCCGTGCCGAATGGCGCTCCGCTGGCGCTCGAGGCCATCAAGCCTACGGGTACGGCCGGCTTCCTTGACCGGCGCGAACTGATCGCGGTCAATATCGGCGCGTCCGGCACGATCTCGGTGGATGGCACCGATCACGCCGTCGGCCCGCGCGACATGCTCTATATCGGCATGGGTGCAGCCGATGTGCGCTTCGGCGGCGCGGGTGCGAAATATTATCTCCTCAGCGCCCCGGCGCATGCCAGCCATCCGACGCGGCTGCTGCAGCAATCGGGCGCCAAGCGCCTCGATATGGGCAGCGCCGAAACCGCCAACGAGCGCTCGATCTTCCAGTACACCAATGATCTCAAGAGCTGCCAGCTGGTGGTCGGTCTCACGCAGTTCGCGCCGGGCTCGGTGTGGAACACCATGCCGGCCCATGTGCACGACCGTCGCATGGAGGCCTATCTCTATTTCGATCTCAAGCCCGATGCCTTCGTCGTGCACCTGATGGGCGAGCCGGACGAGACGCGGCACCTCATCGTGCGCAACGAGCAGGCGATCCTGTCGCCGCCGTGGTCGATCCACTGCGGTGCCGGCACCGGCGCCTATACCTTCATCTGGGCGATGGCCGGCGACAATGTCGACTATACCGACGCCGAGAAGGTCCCGATGGAAGATCTGCGCTGA
- a CDS encoding FadR/GntR family transcriptional regulator, with the protein MSLIDVTAPGRKPKLAEMVVDALRKRIGAGEFGPGEKLPTENQLTTHFGVSRTVVREAIAALAADGMVQPRQGAGVFVMAQPTSAFSSIAGDRSNKISVALNVLEVRMGIEIESAGLAAQRHSTSQVAAIHESWNEFGRLLKLGNPTGKTDFAFHRAVAVATNNPFYLEVLDALGSRTIPCDVASPWGTESVLTYEYQVGLHEEHRRILNAISARDADGAREAMRDHLSRSQDRYRSRLAEQSQSN; encoded by the coding sequence ATGTCCCTGATCGACGTCACCGCCCCGGGCCGCAAGCCCAAGCTGGCCGAAATGGTGGTCGATGCGCTGCGCAAGCGCATCGGTGCCGGCGAGTTCGGCCCGGGCGAGAAGCTGCCGACCGAGAACCAGCTGACGACGCATTTCGGCGTCAGCCGGACGGTGGTGCGCGAGGCCATTGCGGCACTGGCCGCCGATGGCATGGTGCAGCCGCGGCAGGGGGCGGGCGTCTTCGTCATGGCGCAGCCCACCTCGGCGTTCAGCTCAATCGCCGGCGATCGCTCGAACAAGATTTCGGTGGCGCTCAACGTGCTCGAAGTGCGCATGGGCATCGAGATCGAGTCGGCGGGGCTGGCCGCGCAGCGCCACAGCACCAGCCAGGTCGCCGCGATCCACGAATCGTGGAACGAGTTCGGCCGCCTGCTCAAGCTGGGCAATCCCACCGGCAAGACGGACTTCGCGTTCCACCGCGCCGTTGCGGTCGCGACCAACAATCCGTTCTATCTCGAAGTGCTCGATGCGCTGGGCAGCCGGACCATTCCGTGCGACGTCGCCTCGCCCTGGGGCACGGAAAGCGTGCTCACCTACGAATATCAGGTGGGCCTGCACGAGGAGCATCGCCGCATCCTCAATGCCATCTCCGCCCGTGACGCCGATGGCGCTCGCGAAGCCATGCGCGACCACCTTTCGCGCAGCCAGGATCGCTATCGCAGTCGCCTGGCCGAACAAAGCCAAAGCAACTAG
- a CDS encoding TRAP transporter small permease, whose amino-acid sequence MRQWLLPVSNALRATSNAALWLAGVMLVVMTVIVAYQVFMRYVVNASPSWTEGTAIMLMSWFIFLGAAVGVRENFHMGFDVLTYVLPPRAKGALRTISDLAVFAFAFGMVYYGGLLAIRGWGVNIPVLHVPQTMTYLPIVISGFLMCLYAVERILRRLAGEPIDEPPAELVTEA is encoded by the coding sequence GTGAGACAATGGCTCCTGCCTGTCAGCAATGCGCTGCGGGCCACATCCAACGCTGCTCTCTGGCTTGCCGGGGTCATGCTGGTGGTGATGACCGTCATCGTGGCCTATCAGGTCTTCATGCGCTACGTGGTCAACGCGTCTCCGTCATGGACGGAAGGAACCGCCATCATGCTGATGAGCTGGTTCATTTTCCTGGGCGCGGCCGTGGGCGTGCGCGAGAATTTCCATATGGGGTTCGATGTGCTGACCTATGTGCTGCCGCCGCGTGCCAAGGGTGCACTGCGCACCATCAGCGACCTGGCTGTCTTCGCCTTCGCTTTCGGCATGGTCTACTACGGTGGCCTGCTCGCTATCCGGGGCTGGGGCGTCAACATTCCCGTTCTGCATGTGCCGCAGACCATGACCTACTTGCCCATCGTTATCTCCGGCTTTCTCATGTGCCTTTACGCAGTCGAGCGCATTCTGCGGCGCCTCGCTGGCGAGCCCATCGATGAGCCCCCTGCCGAACTCGTGACCGAGGCCTGA
- a CDS encoding LysE family translocator: MTFPWFEFLGLMLAFGINAVIPGADFAMVLRQSVVHGRREALFTSAGIATSILVHGTYTLLGVGVIVGQSLLLFNILKWAGAAYLVYLAIAALRSPPPQPPVVGDGAVARKGDMAAFALGFLTNLLNPKAVLFFLALFTSLVSVQTSGEVKTIYVGSMSLMLFAWFALVSVFFTTPAVRQGFFRVGRWFNRITGITFLALAVRVALAQQR, encoded by the coding sequence ATGACCTTCCCCTGGTTCGAATTTCTCGGCCTGATGCTGGCTTTCGGCATCAATGCGGTCATTCCGGGCGCCGATTTCGCCATGGTGCTCAGGCAGTCGGTCGTCCACGGCCGGCGCGAGGCGCTGTTCACCTCTGCCGGCATCGCGACGTCGATCCTCGTCCACGGCACCTATACGCTGCTCGGCGTGGGCGTCATCGTCGGGCAGTCGCTGCTGCTGTTCAATATTCTCAAGTGGGCGGGCGCGGCCTATCTGGTCTACCTGGCCATAGCGGCCCTGCGCAGCCCGCCGCCCCAACCGCCCGTCGTGGGCGATGGCGCCGTGGCGCGCAAAGGGGACATGGCCGCGTTTGCCCTTGGCTTCCTGACCAATCTGCTCAATCCCAAGGCCGTCCTGTTCTTCCTCGCCCTCTTTACGTCGCTGGTTTCGGTCCAGACGTCCGGCGAGGTCAAGACGATCTATGTGGGCAGCATGTCGCTCATGCTTTTTGCCTGGTTCGCATTGGTCTCGGTTTTCTTTACGACACCAGCTGTGCGGCAGGGGTTTTTCCGCGTCGGCCGGTGGTTTAATCGGATCACCGGCATTACATTCCTGGCGCTGGCTGTGCGTGTCGCACTCGCCCAGCAGCGCTGA
- a CDS encoding MAPEG family protein → MTIELSLLIWSAILAFAYLGVQSIVYRMDYGIKHANSQRDNERPPNKWTVRAQRALGNFLETYPVFIVLAVATELSGRSDGLTQWGAIIWFAARWAYLPAYFIDIKQLRSSIWSISLMGLLLMFFGVAF, encoded by the coding sequence ATGACCATTGAGCTCAGCCTCCTCATCTGGAGTGCGATCCTGGCCTTTGCCTATCTGGGCGTACAATCCATCGTCTATCGAATGGACTACGGCATCAAGCATGCCAACAGCCAGCGCGACAACGAGCGGCCGCCCAACAAATGGACAGTTCGGGCGCAACGCGCGCTGGGCAATTTCCTCGAAACCTATCCCGTCTTCATCGTGTTGGCGGTGGCAACTGAGCTCTCGGGCCGTTCGGACGGGCTGACCCAATGGGGCGCCATCATCTGGTTCGCCGCCCGCTGGGCCTATCTCCCGGCCTACTTCATCGACATCAAGCAACTGCGCTCGAGCATCTGGTCGATCTCGCTGATGGGCCTGTTGCTGATGTTCTTCGGCGTGGCGTTCTGA
- the lpdA gene encoding dihydrolipoyl dehydrogenase has product MADQFDLTIIGSGPGGYVCAIRAAQLGMKVAVVEKWATLGGTCLNIGCIPSKALLHASELFEEAGHGFKALGIDIPAPQLNLKQMQNHRSETVASNVGGVDYLFKKNKITVFRGIGSIPSAGKVLVTPQTGAQQEIATKNIVIATGSVSANLPGIEIDEKQIVTSTGGLVLEQVPNRMVVIGAGVIGLELGSVWMRLGAQVTVVEYLDRILPGMDSEVARQFQRMLQKQGMEFKLSSKVAGIDKQEDGSLKVRVEPAKGGEAETLDADVALVAIGRKPFTEGLGLDLAGVALDERGRVRVDAHYKSSVDGIYAIGDVIVGPMLAHKAEDEGIAVAEILAGQAGHVNYAAIPAVVYTNPEVASVGKTEDELKADGVNYKIGKFPFTANGRAKAMLATQGFVKILADVETDRVLGAHIVGKNAGEMIHELVTLMEFSGASEDLARTTHAHPTLSEAIREAALALGDGAIHI; this is encoded by the coding sequence ATGGCAGACCAATTCGACCTTACCATCATCGGCTCCGGCCCCGGCGGCTATGTCTGCGCGATCCGCGCGGCGCAGCTGGGAATGAAAGTGGCCGTGGTGGAGAAGTGGGCGACACTGGGCGGTACCTGTCTCAACATCGGCTGCATTCCCTCCAAGGCGCTGCTGCACGCCTCGGAACTGTTTGAGGAAGCCGGCCACGGCTTCAAGGCGCTGGGCATCGATATCCCCGCGCCGCAGCTCAACCTCAAGCAGATGCAGAACCACCGCTCCGAAACGGTGGCGTCCAATGTCGGCGGCGTCGATTACCTGTTCAAGAAGAACAAGATCACCGTGTTCCGCGGCATCGGCTCGATCCCGTCTGCCGGCAAGGTGCTGGTGACGCCGCAGACCGGCGCGCAGCAGGAAATCGCAACCAAGAACATCGTCATTGCCACGGGTTCTGTTTCGGCAAACCTGCCTGGCATCGAAATCGACGAGAAGCAGATCGTCACTTCCACTGGCGGTCTCGTCCTTGAGCAGGTGCCGAACCGCATGGTCGTCATCGGTGCCGGTGTTATCGGCCTTGAGCTCGGTTCGGTCTGGATGCGCCTCGGCGCGCAGGTCACGGTGGTCGAATATCTCGATCGCATCCTGCCGGGCATGGACAGCGAAGTTGCCCGCCAGTTTCAGCGCATGCTGCAAAAGCAGGGCATGGAATTCAAACTGTCGAGCAAGGTTGCCGGCATCGACAAGCAGGAAGATGGTTCGCTCAAGGTGCGTGTCGAGCCCGCCAAGGGCGGCGAAGCCGAGACGCTCGATGCCGATGTCGCGCTGGTCGCAATTGGCCGCAAGCCGTTTACCGAAGGTCTCGGCCTCGACCTCGCCGGCGTGGCGCTCGATGAGCGCGGCCGCGTGCGCGTCGATGCTCACTACAAGAGCTCGGTCGATGGCATCTATGCCATTGGCGACGTGATCGTCGGCCCCATGCTGGCCCACAAGGCCGAGGACGAAGGCATTGCCGTCGCCGAGATTCTCGCCGGTCAGGCGGGGCATGTGAACTACGCCGCCATTCCTGCCGTGGTCTACACCAATCCGGAAGTCGCCTCCGTGGGCAAGACCGAGGACGAGCTGAAGGCCGACGGCGTCAACTACAAGATCGGCAAATTCCCGTTCACCGCCAATGGCCGCGCCAAGGCGATGCTGGCGACGCAGGGCTTCGTGAAGATCCTGGCAGATGTCGAGACCGATCGTGTCCTGGGCGCCCATATCGTGGGCAAGAATGCCGGCGAGATGATCCACGAGCTGGTCACTCTCATGGAGTTTTCCGGGGCGTCCGAGGATCTGGCACGCACGACGCACGCACACCCGACGCTTTCCGAGGCCATTCGTGAAGCCGCGCTCGCCCTCGGCGACGGCGCCATTCACATCTAG
- a CDS encoding TRAP transporter large permease, with product MEYWILFGVFTALMLVGTPIAFCLGIASFATIIYLGRPAMVVFQQLNSGLAGFTLLAIPFFIFAGDLMMRGGIAARIIQFAGALIGHVRGGLGQVNVAASTLFGGISGSAVAEAAAVGGIMIPQMKARGYGADYAVNVTSMAALIALLLPPSHNMIIYSLSGGGRISIADLFTAGIIPGLLLAVALSITAYIVAVKRGYPTEPFPGFAKAFQYLLISIPGLMLIVIIFGGVRSGIFTATESSCIAVIYALLVTLLVYRSLTWSEFVHSVMGAVRTTSMVLFIIGAAASFGWLMAYLRVAPILTDLISNLTTDPLMVLLLINVMLLLLGTFMDMGPLIIITTPIFLPMVQKFGVDPVHFGVIMILNLGIGLNTPPLGPVQFVAAAVGKISIMTAMKSVWPFYLAGLIVLGLVTYIPALSLWLPSVFR from the coding sequence ATGGAATACTGGATCCTCTTCGGTGTATTCACCGCGCTCATGCTGGTCGGCACGCCCATCGCCTTCTGCCTCGGCATCGCCAGCTTCGCCACCATCATCTATCTCGGCCGCCCGGCCATGGTGGTGTTCCAGCAGCTCAATTCCGGTCTTGCCGGCTTTACCCTCCTGGCCATTCCCTTCTTCATCTTCGCCGGCGACCTGATGATGCGCGGCGGCATCGCTGCGCGCATCATCCAGTTTGCCGGTGCACTGATCGGCCACGTGCGTGGTGGTCTGGGCCAGGTCAACGTCGCAGCGTCTACGCTTTTCGGTGGCATTTCCGGTTCGGCCGTGGCGGAAGCGGCGGCGGTCGGCGGCATCATGATCCCGCAGATGAAGGCGCGCGGGTATGGCGCGGACTATGCGGTGAACGTGACTTCGATGGCAGCTCTGATCGCGCTGCTGCTGCCGCCCAGCCACAACATGATCATCTATTCGCTCTCCGGTGGCGGCCGCATTTCCATTGCCGACCTCTTTACCGCCGGCATCATTCCGGGCCTGCTGCTGGCCGTGGCGCTCAGCATCACCGCCTATATCGTCGCAGTGAAGCGCGGCTATCCGACCGAGCCTTTCCCCGGCTTTGCCAAGGCCTTCCAGTATCTGCTGATCTCCATCCCGGGCCTGATGCTGATCGTCATCATCTTCGGCGGCGTGCGTTCGGGTATCTTCACCGCCACGGAAAGCTCGTGCATCGCGGTGATCTACGCGCTGCTCGTGACCCTGCTGGTCTATCGGTCGCTGACATGGAGCGAGTTCGTGCACTCCGTCATGGGGGCCGTGCGCACCACCTCCATGGTGCTGTTCATCATCGGCGCCGCCGCCTCGTTCGGCTGGCTCATGGCTTACCTGCGGGTTGCGCCGATCCTGACGGATCTGATCTCCAATCTCACCACCGATCCGCTGATGGTGCTGCTGCTGATCAACGTCATGCTGCTGCTGCTCGGCACGTTCATGGATATGGGCCCGCTGATCATCATCACCACGCCGATCTTCCTGCCCATGGTTCAGAAGTTCGGCGTCGATCCGGTGCATTTCGGCGTCATCATGATCCTCAACCTCGGTATCGGCCTCAATACGCCGCCCCTTGGGCCGGTGCAGTTCGTGGCCGCGGCGGTGGGCAAGATATCGATCATGACGGCGATGAAGAGCGTCTGGCCCTTCTACCTGGCGGGTCTCATCGTTCTCGGACTCGTCACCTACATCCCGGCGCTGTCGCTCTGGCTGCCGAGCGTGTTCAGGTGA